A segment of the Catenuloplanes nepalensis genome:
ACGCCGTCCTTCCACGTGATCTTTTTGCCCTCCTCGCGGCCCCGGGCGCGGTACGAGATCGGCACCTCGTACGGCCGGATGCGCTGGCGGAGCAGCTTGCCGGTGACCTCGGCCTCCATGCCGAAGCCGCGCGACTTGATCGCGAGCGACCGGTAGAGCTCGACCGGCATCAGCTTGAAGCAGGTCTCCAGGTCGCCGATATACGAGTTGTAGAGCACGTTCGCGGCGGTGGTGACGCCCTTGTTACCCATCACGTACCAGAAGCTGTACGCACTGTGGCTGCCGAACGTGCGATTGCCGTAGACCACCTCGGCGTGACCGTCGAGCACCGGCTGGAGCAGGCGCGGGATGTCCTGCGGGTCATACTCCAGGTCGGCGTCGAGGATGACCATGAACTCACCCTCGGCCGAGTCCACCGCGGTCTTGATCGCGGCGCCCTTGCCCGCGTTCTTCGCGTGGGTAATCACGCGCACCCGCGTGTCGTCGACGGCGGACAGGATCTCTCCGGTACCGTCAGAGCTGCCGTCGTCGACGACGACGAGCTCGATCTCGCATGGGTAGTCCACCGCCAGTGCCTGCTTCAACGCGTTAGCCAAACGGGCTTCCTCGTTGTAGACCGGCATGAGGATCGAAAGCTTCACCGGAGTTTCTCCACACCTGCGGGACGACGAGATCGGCCATAGCCTAGCCGCAGGATCGCTTCAGGTGTATCCCGGGTTTGGGGTAAGGCGTGATCAACTTTGCGTCACTACAGCGTATTACTTCCCCGATCTACTTTCTCTTACTAATTGCGCATTCGTCGTCACCGTAGGTGCGAGGAATGCCCCCGCACCGGCACGGCGGAGCGGATCAGCCGGCGGCGGCCGCCGGGGTCGGGCGGGGCAGCGACTTCGGCCGGAAGACCCGGCTGAGTAGTGCGTCCAGGTGCCACAGCTGCTTCGGGTGGCCGACCCGGATCCAGAACCGCTCCCGCACGCCGTCGATCGCGGTGGCCGCGAGCTCGACCGCGGAGAGTTGCACGTCCGGGTTCCAGTTGACGTTGCCCAGGTGCCGCAACTCCGCGTTCAGATGCAGTCGCAGCCGGCGCAGCAGCCGGGTCTCCTGGGTCACCACCAGTCGTCGCTGCGTCAGCAGAAGCAGGAACTCACCCTGCAGCGGCCGGTCGGGTCGGAGGCATCGGGCCACCAGCACGGCGGTGTCGTCGGCTTCGACGCACCGGCGGAAGACCGGCAGGTGCCGGCTGACGGTCGGGACGGCCACTCCGGCTTCGGCGGCGGCTGGCAGGAACGTTCGCGAGAAGACGTCCATGCCGGTTCAACGAGGCGCGACGTGGATATGACGTGCCGGACACCGGCGTTGTGCGCGGAGCGGACAGCGGCCGCTGCGGTTTCCGGACATGCTTTGGCATGCTGGCGGGCATGACCGACCCGATGTTCTGGAGAGTGCCCATCTGGCTACCGGTGGTGAAGCTGGCCGGTGGGGTCGCGCTGCTGCTGCTCGCGCTCGGCTTGGCCGACGGGGACCGGGCCCAGCTCGGCGTCGGCGCCTCGGTCTGCGCCGGGCTGGTGGTGTGGGCCGCGCGGGACCTGCTGGCCCCGGTGCGGCTCGCGGCCGACGGGGACGGGCTGACCATGGTGACCGGCTTCGCCCGCCGGACGCGGCTGAGCTGGGACCGGATCGAGGCGGTCCGGCTGGACGCCCGCCCGCGCCTCGGCGTGCGCACCGAGACGCTCGAGGTCGACACCGGCGACACGCTGCACGTCTTCACCAAGGCCGACCTCGGCGTACCCCCGGAGGAGGTGCTGCCGCTCCTGACCGAGGTCAGGTCGACGCGGTGAGCGCGAGCACCGCCAGGATCACGAAGATCAGCCCGAGCGCGCCGCCCTGGATCAGGCCCCGGTTGCGCGCCGGGGCATAGGCGAGCGCGGCCGCGGCCAGCCCGCCGACCACCAGCCCGCCGACGTGCCCGGCGATCGAGATGTTCGGCACCACGAACGTGATCACCAGGTTCACGATCAGGATGGGCAGCACGGACGACGTGTCCCGGCCGAGGCGGCGCAGCAGCACGAAGAGCGCGGCGAAGAGGCCGAAGAT
Coding sequences within it:
- a CDS encoding glycosyltransferase family 2 protein; this encodes MKLSILMPVYNEEARLANALKQALAVDYPCEIELVVVDDGSSDGTGEILSAVDDTRVRVITHAKNAGKGAAIKTAVDSAEGEFMVILDADLEYDPQDIPRLLQPVLDGHAEVVYGNRTFGSHSAYSFWYVMGNKGVTTAANVLYNSYIGDLETCFKLMPVELYRSLAIKSRGFGMEAEVTGKLLRQRIRPYEVPISYRARGREEGKKITWKDGVEAIWILARERVRKPKAAR
- a CDS encoding PH domain-containing protein, translating into MTDPMFWRVPIWLPVVKLAGGVALLLLALGLADGDRAQLGVGASVCAGLVVWAARDLLAPVRLAADGDGLTMVTGFARRTRLSWDRIEAVRLDARPRLGVRTETLEVDTGDTLHVFTKADLGVPPEEVLPLLTEVRSTR